A genomic segment from Acidobacteriota bacterium encodes:
- a CDS encoding cache domain-containing protein, whose protein sequence is MGSNRKGALSLAVLALLMLASGVAEARTTAAQVKDRETLKAFVEGAKAEFEAITQVDEGAKLRGRLKQEGPLKAGSMFLIIFLQSGEPFIHGGDRTAESKNLIDVEDDNGKKVVQELLAVGARGGGFVEYHDGEPGTAYAVEYISGITGRRFTLVGGWSQDVSHVPDRPATHLPKPAVTASQVKDSETLITFVEEAVKVYREAVRSEGYSALVGIRNAFRLEGGDWKSGSIYLWVVSGSGIILFHATRPDVEGTPTDMTRTDINGVRFAEELIGGARREGRKFLEYYYDDPTVQGDEDTGSPKLGYAVSFPVPNSEQRAVIGSGIYLPREPLSSVCEDDTSSLCLHGDTFRVSGSYLVDGEADAMSPVEMGGASTDSGLFTFFDGENWEVLVKVLNGCEVNGHWWVFSAAATDVSYEFSIKAADGLSKVYRSAGGAPSRAQADTGAFRCEDVPAPESPPEVADILEVGATHDLRHADVTASFTLQGAERAASAVSSGDYQATDSGLFTFFDPSNWEVLVKVLDGCEMNGHYWVLIASATDLAHRVLVDFGDAKAPYAIDEGLGPALIDTTALSCVAF, encoded by the coding sequence ATGGGTTCGAACCGCAAGGGAGCGCTGTCGCTCGCCGTTCTGGCGCTACTCATGCTGGCGAGCGGGGTCGCCGAAGCCAGGACGACTGCCGCCCAGGTCAAGGACCGTGAGACCCTGAAGGCTTTCGTCGAAGGGGCGAAGGCAGAGTTCGAGGCGATCACCCAGGTAGACGAAGGCGCAAAGCTCAGGGGCCGGCTGAAACAGGAGGGGCCGCTCAAGGCGGGGTCGATGTTCCTGATCATCTTCCTCCAGAGCGGTGAGCCGTTCATCCACGGGGGCGATCGCACGGCGGAGAGCAAGAACCTGATCGACGTCGAGGACGACAACGGGAAGAAGGTCGTCCAGGAGCTCCTGGCGGTCGGCGCCCGAGGCGGCGGTTTCGTCGAGTACCACGACGGGGAGCCAGGAACTGCGTACGCCGTCGAGTACATCTCCGGGATCACGGGAAGACGATTCACGCTGGTCGGCGGCTGGTCGCAGGACGTCTCCCATGTACCGGACAGGCCCGCGACTCATCTGCCGAAACCGGCCGTCACCGCGTCGCAGGTCAAGGACAGCGAGACACTCATCACCTTCGTTGAGGAAGCGGTCAAGGTGTACCGCGAAGCCGTCCGATCGGAAGGCTACAGCGCCCTGGTCGGGATCAGAAACGCCTTCCGGCTGGAAGGAGGAGACTGGAAGTCCGGTTCCATCTACCTGTGGGTCGTGAGTGGCTCGGGCATCATCCTGTTTCACGCAACCAGGCCGGATGTCGAAGGCACGCCGACGGACATGACGAGGACGGACATCAACGGGGTGAGGTTTGCCGAGGAGCTGATCGGAGGTGCGCGGCGCGAGGGTCGGAAGTTCCTGGAGTACTACTACGACGACCCCACCGTCCAGGGAGACGAGGACACCGGTTCCCCGAAGCTCGGTTACGCGGTGAGCTTCCCGGTGCCCAACTCGGAGCAGAGGGCCGTGATCGGTTCCGGGATCTACCTCCCCCGGGAACCCCTGTCGAGCGTCTGCGAGGACGACACGAGCAGTCTCTGCCTGCATGGTGACACGTTCCGCGTGAGCGGCAGCTACCTCGTGGACGGCGAGGCGGATGCGATGTCTCCCGTTGAGATGGGCGGAGCATCAACCGACTCGGGGCTCTTCACCTTCTTCGACGGCGAGAACTGGGAGGTGCTGGTCAAAGTGCTGAACGGCTGCGAGGTGAACGGTCACTGGTGGGTGTTCTCCGCGGCCGCGACGGATGTCAGCTACGAGTTCTCCATCAAGGCCGCGGACGGTCTCTCCAAGGTCTACCGCTCCGCCGGCGGCGCGCCGTCCCGCGCTCAGGCTGACACCGGCGCGTTCCGCTGCGAGGATGTGCCGGCACCCGAATCGCCGCCCGAGGTCGCGGACATTCTGGAGGTCGGAGCGACGCACGACCTGCGGCACGCCGACGTGACCGCCTCGTTCACTCTGCAGGGCGCTGAGCGCGCGGCGTCGGCTGTGAGCTCCGGCGACTACCAGGCAACGGACTCGGGGCTCTTCACCTTCTTCGATCCGTCGAACTGGGAAGTGCTGGTGAAAGTGCTGGACGGCTGCGAGATGAACGGCCACTACTGGGTGCTGATCGCGAGCGCGACGGACCTTGCTCATCGGGTGTTGGTCGATTTCGGAGACGCCAAGGCGCCCTACGCCATCGATGAGGGCCTGGGGCCTGCGTTGATCGACACCACGGCGCTGAGCTGCGTGGCTTTCTGA